TTTTATAAAGCCGGGACGTACATCGGTTCCGTCAATTCCGTTTTCAAATTCAGCGGTCCAACGGTCGGCCAGTTGTTCCGCGGTTTCGGTAAAGGCCCATTTTGGTAAATATTTATTATCCACCGCGCCGTAATACCCCGTATTGGTCAGGATGTGTAAACCGCTCTTTTGCGCAGCCAATTGCAGCAAATGAACATCGCGGCCCAAAAAGGCAGGTGTGCAATCTAAAAATGTTTTTACACCCTGTTTTTTTACTTCTAACAAATACGGCAGTACCACTTTCAGCACCTCTTCTCGACTCCAACGATCGACACTGATTTTATCCGCTCCAATAAAATCCACGAGCAGGTGTTCATGAATGAGCGTTCTGCCCATTTGTTGCGGGCGAATCGCTCCGTTTACCGTAATGATCTGCTCTTTTGCCTGCAAAAAAGGAACGGCGGAGGCAGTCAACAGAAATTGGCGACGCGTAAGCATAAGAGAATATTGAAGTTAGGGCTTAGCCCAAAACACATTAGTGAGTTCTTCGTTTTTGAAAACAACCGCGTAGCGTTGCGGCACATCAGCCCGCAAAACGGCACCGTTCATTTCCTGTAGTTCCTGAAATGAAGTGATCGGTTTTTCCAACGTAAAGCCTGTTGTTCTAAATAACTCTAACCATTGATGCACGGCGTATTGTTTTTCTACGCGCACGTCTTCGGTATGGCCTAAGACATCGTCTATCTCGCGACTGAAGAACAGTTTCAACGCCGCCTTTTCTTTGTGTGTAATATCCAGGCTGTCAATCACTTCAAATACCAGTCCGTAGTGGGTAACGGCATTATGAAAGCGAGTGGCATAGTGCGGTTCAAAATGATCGGAAACGGGTTCAGACAAAACAAAAGCCTTGGGTGCCAAGTCACGGATGTATCCAAAAACCGCTTCACGCTGCGCCGCCAGTTGGATATGATGTAAGGCAAAAGACGCATTGACCACTAAAGCATCGTAATGAGCCGGCAACAATGCCCGCAGTTCAGTCAATGTCATTTTCTCAACAAACCCAATAGATGACGTAACATAGACCTGAAAAGGAAGCTGTAATTCCGCAAAATTATTTTCTGCCGCTCGAACAGCATCAGCAAAAGGTTCAATGCCCACCACCGTCAGCTGCTTTACCCGACAATCCGATGGTTGTGCCAATAAACGAAGTACATTCACGATTTGCATTCCTGTCCCGATGCCGATGTCCACCAGCACGGGATATTCGGCATTTTTTAAACTTTTCACCAACAACGCATTGGCGCACTGTTGGGTCAGGGCCGCCAATGGCAGTTGCTGTATGAGCAACTCAAAGAGACGAATCTGCGGAATCTCAAACTGTTGGACATAGATATGCTCATTCGACTGCCCGCCCGTTATGTGTTTCCGCATGGCTTTGGCCAACTAGTACTCTGGTTGCCAATTCGTACTAAGACAACTTTTGGAGGAAAACCATAAAGACTGGATAAATGATAAAAATCTTCATCATTAGAGACAATAATATATTTATTTTCTCTTGCCCAATTCCAAATAGCGATATCTTCGGCTGGAATTGGTAACCCTGTTTTAGTTACATGCAGGCAGTATTGGTAAACATCCTCAAGCTTTTTAACAATACGATAGGAAAGATTGGCATCAAATAAAAGTCTCATTAGGCTGCAATCAATCTGGTACGCCCTTCAGTATCTGCGGCAAAAGATAATGCGGCTCGGATATGTTCTTCTTTAAGTTCCGGAAAATCGGCCAGAATTTCCTCAAAAGACATCTCTGAAGCCAACCACACCAAGATATCCTGAACTGTTATCCGCGTCCCCTTAATGCAGGGCTTTCCAAAACGAATATTCGGATTAATACTTATGTATTGCTGATAGTTTGTCACTGCCGTAAAAGAAAGGATTAGTATCAAAGTTAAACATAGTACTTGATTAGACAAAATCCATAAGAAAAAGCCACGACGCAAATGCATCGTGGCTCTATAAAACTTTCCAAGTTTTCAAAACTTGGAAAGTTTACTCTTAATTCCTCGGCGGCTTGCCTCCGGTCAGCAGCCCCTGCATCCGCTCCATGGTTTTCTTTTCACCCGTCAGCGACAGGAAGGCTTCGCGCTCGAGATCAAGCAAATACTGCTCGGTAACATTTTGTGGGTAGCTCAAATCCCCGCCGCAGATCACATACGCCAATTTGTCCGCGATTTTGGCGTCATGCTCCGTGATGTAATTAGCCATACGCATACTGCCGATCCCTGCTTTAAACAACGCGATACCCGTTTTTCCCTGCACTTTGATGTCGGTGCGGTGCTTGGGTTGAGTATAACCGTTTTCGGCCAGATCAATGGCCGCCTGCTTCGCTTCGGCAATCAGGCGACTGCGGTTCAGCACGATTTGGTCGCGATCAGCTTTGATGTAATTCATTTCTACGGCTTCCTGCGCTGAGGTAGATACTTTGGCTTGAGCAATATTCATGAATGCCGATTGCAGAATATTTAATTCAGGGTCGCCGGCTTGGTACAGATCCGAACAGCGCAATGCCATCTCTTTGGTGCCACCTCCGGCGGGAATCAGGCCAACGCCCAATTCCACCAACCCCATGTAGGTTTCGGCATGAGCTACCACTTTATCGGCGTGGAGGTTCAGCTCGCAGCCACCGCCCAAGGCCAGCGAGTGGGCGGCCGTTACTACCGGAATAGAAGAATACCGCGCCCGCATCATGGTTTGCTGGAATTGCGCAATCATCATATTGATCTCATCGTATTCCTGCTCAATGGCAAACATGAACAGCATGGCCAAATTGGCCCCCGCCGAAAAGGCCTCGTTTGAGTCGTTTCCTACCACCAATCCGCGAAAATCTTTTTCCGCGACAGCGTAGGCACGGTTGAGACCTTCGACTACCTCGGCACCAAAGGTGTTCATTTTGGAATGGAACTCTACGCCCGCGATGCCATCGCCCAAGTCATAAATAGAAGCTCCGGCATTTTTCCAGATGATATTTTGGGATTTGTTTTCGAGAATGATAAACGCCTCCTGTCCCGGAATGGCTTTGTAGGATTTGGCGGGAATGTCGTAATACAGCTTTTGGCCGTTTTGTACTTTATAAAAGCTTTCATTCCCTGCCGCCAACATATCATAGACCCACTGCGCCGGCTTGGCATTCAGTGATTCCATGATCTCGACCATTTTTTGTACACCGATGGCATCCCAAGTTTCAAAGACACCCATTTGCCAGCCAAAACCCGCGCAGATGGCCTGATCGATACGATACAATTCATCGGCAATTTCGGGAATACGATTGGACGCATACCGGAAACTGCTCGCAAAAGTACGGCGGTAAAACTCTCCGGCCTTATCTGTTCCTTTAAGCAGTACACCAAAACGCTTTTTGAGATCGTCGATGGTTTTCGTCTTTTCCAGCGTTTCAAATCGCACCTTCACCGAAGGCTTGTATTCCAACGTACTGAGGTCCAAGGCAAGAATGACGGTTTTGCCTTTTTCGTCTTTGGTTTTCTTATAAAAACCCTGTCCCGTTTTATCACCCAACCATTTTTTCTCCATGAGGCTTGCCATGATGGGGGAAATTTCAAACGCTGCCCGCGACTCGTCGTGCTGCATTTGCACCAAATTATTGGCTACATTGACGGTTGTATCCAATCCCACCACATCCGACAGGCGGAACGTTCCGGACTTAGGACGCCCTACTACCGGACCGGTCAATTTATCAACTTCTTCTACCGTCAGGCCCATTTCAGCGGCTACGCGCATAGTTTCGACCAGTGCGTGGATACCCAGGCGATTGGCAATAAAGCCGGGTGTATCTTTGCAGAGTACGGTTGTTTTCCCTAAAAACAAATCGCCGTAATGCAGGAGAAAATCAAGGATTTGAGGATTTGTCTTTGGTCCGGGAATCACTTCAAACAAACGCAGATAGCGCGGTGGGTTGAAAAAGTGTGTTCCGCAAAAATGCTGCTGAAAATCGTCACTGCGCCCCTCCGACATCAGGTGGATGGGAATCCCGGACGTATTGGACGTAATGAGGGTTCCCGGTTTGCGCAGCGCATCGACTTTTTCAAACAGGGAACGTTTAATATCCAACCGCTCCACGATCGCTTCCAGTACCCAATCGTAATTTTTGATTTCGGC
Above is a window of Runella slithyformis DSM 19594 DNA encoding:
- a CDS encoding GRAS family protein — encoded protein: MRKHITGGQSNEHIYVQQFEIPQIRLFELLIQQLPLAALTQQCANALLVKSLKNAEYPVLVDIGIGTGMQIVNVLRLLAQPSDCRVKQLTVVGIEPFADAVRAAENNFAELQLPFQVYVTSSIGFVEKMTLTELRALLPAHYDALVVNASFALHHIQLAAQREAVFGYIRDLAPKAFVLSEPVSDHFEPHYATRFHNAVTHYGLVFEVIDSLDITHKEKAALKLFFSREIDDVLGHTEDVRVEKQYAVHQWLELFRTTGFTLEKPITSFQELQEMNGAVLRADVPQRYAVVFKNEELTNVFWAKP
- a CDS encoding DUF5615 family PIN-like protein, whose amino-acid sequence is MRLLFDANLSYRIVKKLEDVYQYCLHVTKTGLPIPAEDIAIWNWARENKYIIVSNDEDFYHLSSLYGFPPKVVLVRIGNQSTSWPKPCGNT
- a CDS encoding DUF433 domain-containing protein; the encoded protein is MILILSFTAVTNYQQYISINPNIRFGKPCIKGTRITVQDILVWLASEMSFEEILADFPELKEEHIRAALSFAADTEGRTRLIAA
- a CDS encoding 3-hydroxyacyl-CoA dehydrogenase/enoyl-CoA hydratase family protein translates to MNRSIKKVAVLGSGIMGSRIACHFANIGVEVLLLDIVPKELNAAEQAKGLTLEHPAVRNRIVNEAFQNTLKATPASLYSPKFASRVKLGNFDDNLAEIKNYDWVLEAIVERLDIKRSLFEKVDALRKPGTLITSNTSGIPIHLMSEGRSDDFQQHFCGTHFFNPPRYLRLFEVIPGPKTNPQILDFLLHYGDLFLGKTTVLCKDTPGFIANRLGIHALVETMRVAAEMGLTVEEVDKLTGPVVGRPKSGTFRLSDVVGLDTTVNVANNLVQMQHDESRAAFEISPIMASLMEKKWLGDKTGQGFYKKTKDEKGKTVILALDLSTLEYKPSVKVRFETLEKTKTIDDLKKRFGVLLKGTDKAGEFYRRTFASSFRYASNRIPEIADELYRIDQAICAGFGWQMGVFETWDAIGVQKMVEIMESLNAKPAQWVYDMLAAGNESFYKVQNGQKLYYDIPAKSYKAIPGQEAFIILENKSQNIIWKNAGASIYDLGDGIAGVEFHSKMNTFGAEVVEGLNRAYAVAEKDFRGLVVGNDSNEAFSAGANLAMLFMFAIEQEYDEINMMIAQFQQTMMRARYSSIPVVTAAHSLALGGGCELNLHADKVVAHAETYMGLVELGVGLIPAGGGTKEMALRCSDLYQAGDPELNILQSAFMNIAQAKVSTSAQEAVEMNYIKADRDQIVLNRSRLIAEAKQAAIDLAENGYTQPKHRTDIKVQGKTGIALFKAGIGSMRMANYITEHDAKIADKLAYVICGGDLSYPQNVTEQYLLDLEREAFLSLTGEKKTMERMQGLLTGGKPPRN